A window of Sphingobacterium sp. SRCM116780 contains these coding sequences:
- a CDS encoding carboxymuconolactone decarboxylase family protein — MKIFLKSITLMMVMIVSTMAGAQTNTEQNLSVKQQAFVRISALTGKGDLQKLKPALTSGFEAGLTVNQIKEAIIHVYAYAGFPRSIRGLQTLMTVLDERKTKGIQDEIGVEVSPIKDERSKYDRGKAILDTLLGAPQNGPQTGYSAFAPTIEVFLKEHLFADIFERDVLSYVQRELVTVSVLAGIGGVEPMLQSHLKICLTVGLTEGQLQQFVTIIKESVGKKEAKTAQKVLDEILKTRSKK, encoded by the coding sequence ATGAAAATATTCTTAAAATCGATAACACTAATGATGGTGATGATCGTTTCTACTATGGCAGGAGCCCAAACTAATACAGAACAAAATTTAAGTGTTAAACAACAGGCATTTGTTCGTATTTCTGCACTTACAGGAAAAGGTGATCTGCAAAAATTAAAGCCAGCCTTGACTTCTGGTTTTGAAGCGGGATTGACCGTTAACCAAATTAAGGAAGCTATTATACATGTCTATGCCTATGCAGGATTTCCTCGTAGCATTCGGGGATTGCAAACCTTGATGACTGTATTGGACGAACGTAAAACCAAAGGTATTCAGGATGAAATCGGAGTAGAGGTCTCTCCTATAAAAGATGAGCGTAGTAAATACGACAGAGGTAAGGCTATTTTAGATACACTATTAGGTGCTCCACAAAACGGACCTCAAACAGGCTATTCAGCATTTGCCCCTACAATCGAAGTATTTCTAAAAGAACATCTATTTGCTGATATTTTTGAAAGAGATGTATTGAGCTATGTGCAAAGAGAATTGGTAACCGTGTCTGTACTTGCTGGTATCGGTGGGGTGGAACCCATGTTACAATCGCATTTGAAAATTTGTTTGACTGTAGGTTTAACGGAAGGTCAGCTACAACAATTTGTTACTATTATTAAAGAGTCAGTGGGTAAAAAAGAAGCTAAGACTGCTCAAAAAGTATTGGACGAAATCCTGAAAACAAGAAGTAAAAAATAA
- a CDS encoding nuclear transport factor 2 family protein, with protein sequence MKTLILGLFLSLIATQGSFAQHASGDQEIIALSKKKWQWMADKNTTVLDSLFHEKSVFVHMGGSWGKDQEMNIIKSGGIWYKKADIHEVSVNILDNTAILLNRIDLLAVVGGNEVTNPFMVTEVYVKQNGSWKLGSLSFTKLMAPPASK encoded by the coding sequence ATGAAAACATTAATTCTCGGACTTTTTTTAAGCCTTATCGCTACACAAGGATCCTTTGCACAGCATGCATCTGGAGATCAGGAAATCATTGCTCTTTCTAAGAAGAAATGGCAATGGATGGCTGATAAAAACACAACTGTTCTGGATAGTCTTTTTCACGAAAAATCCGTGTTTGTTCACATGGGAGGTTCTTGGGGAAAAGACCAGGAGATGAATATCATTAAAAGCGGAGGCATCTGGTATAAGAAAGCAGACATCCATGAGGTATCTGTCAATATACTGGATAATACGGCCATCCTTCTCAATAGAATTGATCTGTTGGCTGTTGTAGGAGGAAACGAAGTGACTAATCCATTTATGGTGACAGAAGTCTATGTTAAACAGAATGGAAGTTGGAAATTAGGCTCATTATCGTTTACTAAGCTAATGGCACCTCCTGCAAGCAAATAG
- a CDS encoding alpha/beta hydrolase, which produces MRNRHYNRNAWLAFEMPSIGINASIWFAIMLCFSSCSTIKDNNSNLMVIKEQGSFMVGGTKTTQTGTFDLSNALKPQGQTFHGDHAYAFYQIPEKAHKLPLVFLHGAGQSKKTWETTTDGREGFQNIFLKRDFAVYLLDQPRRGDAGKSSVEATITPTPDEQFWFTQFRIGNYPDYFQNVQFPKDAASLEQFYRQMTPNTGSFDAKVITDAVSQLFDKIGEGILVTHSQGGGPGWLTAIKNDKVKAVVAYEPYSSFVFPEGELPAAIKSNGLFGALTGVEIPVADFNKLTKIPIVIYYGDNIAKESTKVWNEDHWRSGLEMARIWAATINKHGGDATVVHLPEVGIKGNTHFAFADLNNIQVADELSKWLKEKELDK; this is translated from the coding sequence ATGAGAAATAGACACTATAACAGAAATGCTTGGCTGGCTTTTGAAATGCCTTCAATAGGGATAAATGCTTCTATATGGTTTGCTATTATGCTATGTTTTTCATCTTGTTCTACAATAAAAGATAATAATAGTAACCTTATGGTTATTAAAGAACAGGGAAGCTTTATGGTTGGTGGTACAAAAACTACTCAAACGGGCACATTTGATTTGAGTAATGCTTTAAAACCACAAGGGCAAACTTTTCATGGTGATCACGCTTATGCGTTCTATCAAATTCCTGAAAAAGCTCATAAGCTTCCTTTGGTTTTCCTGCATGGAGCTGGGCAGTCTAAAAAGACATGGGAAACAACGACTGATGGAAGAGAAGGCTTTCAGAATATTTTTCTAAAACGTGATTTTGCTGTTTATTTGCTTGATCAACCCAGACGTGGCGATGCAGGAAAGAGCTCCGTTGAAGCAACTATAACACCAACTCCAGATGAGCAGTTTTGGTTTACACAATTTCGAATTGGTAATTATCCTGACTACTTTCAAAATGTACAGTTTCCAAAAGATGCTGCTTCGTTGGAACAATTCTACAGACAGATGACTCCCAATACAGGTAGTTTTGATGCAAAAGTTATTACAGATGCAGTTTCACAATTATTTGATAAAATCGGTGAAGGAATTTTAGTTACACATTCGCAAGGAGGTGGACCAGGTTGGCTAACCGCAATAAAGAACGATAAGGTTAAAGCTGTAGTTGCTTATGAACCTTATAGTAGTTTCGTATTTCCTGAAGGAGAGTTACCTGCAGCAATAAAATCAAATGGTCTTTTCGGAGCGTTAACAGGGGTAGAAATACCAGTGGCTGATTTCAATAAACTGACCAAAATACCAATTGTTATTTATTATGGTGATAATATCGCCAAGGAATCTACCAAAGTATGGAACGAAGATCATTGGCGTTCTGGTCTTGAAATGGCAAGGATCTGGGCGGCAACGATCAATAAACATGGGGGAGACGCAACGGTGGTGCACCTTCCGGAAGTCGGTATTAAGGGAAATACGCACTTTGCTTTTGCTGACCTTAACAATATTCAGGTGGCTGACGAATTATCAAAATGGTTAAAGGAAAAAGAACTGGATAAGTAA
- a CDS encoding ExbD/TolR family protein yields MAELNQKQPETGKKKIRSKKLAPKVDLTAMVDLAFLLITFFMLTTSLNKPSRLDVVMPDNSPDKPLLLDERRVVSLLLSDKGVMWYHGDFNHPISKPEHTDLTEKGIRAVLNKMKLKIPSLANGKDMIVLIKPSKEACTNDVVQALDEMTKVNIKRYSISKISPDEEKLVLASL; encoded by the coding sequence ATGGCAGAGTTAAATCAAAAACAACCAGAAACAGGAAAAAAGAAAATTAGAAGTAAAAAGCTAGCGCCTAAAGTGGATCTAACAGCTATGGTCGATCTTGCGTTTTTACTGATTACTTTTTTTATGCTGACCACCTCTTTGAATAAGCCGAGTCGCTTGGATGTCGTGATGCCCGATAACAGTCCCGATAAACCTTTATTATTGGATGAACGGCGCGTAGTCTCCTTGTTGTTAAGTGACAAAGGTGTTATGTGGTATCATGGTGATTTTAACCATCCCATATCCAAACCTGAACACACAGATCTAACGGAAAAGGGGATAAGAGCTGTATTAAATAAAATGAAACTGAAAATTCCTTCACTTGCTAATGGAAAGGATATGATTGTTTTGATTAAACCGAGTAAGGAGGCTTGTACGAATGATGTGGTTCAGGCTTTGGACGAGATGACAAAGGTAAATATAAAACGCTATAGCATTAGTAAAATTAGTCCTGATGAGGAGAAGCTGGTTTTAGCATCTTTATAA
- a CDS encoding YceI family protein — MATWSLDQAHSEIEFKVRHMMITNVKGQFQNFDITVTGESAQLEDAKINVTIQTDSINTKNEQRDQHLKSGDFFDVANYPAITFASTAIKTDGNDISLVGDLTIKGITKQITFDVEFGGLAKDPWGNQKAGYTVTGKINRQDYGLTWNAALETGGVMVSDDVKFQAEIQFILS; from the coding sequence ATGGCAACTTGGAGTTTAGATCAAGCACACAGTGAAATTGAGTTCAAAGTCAGACACATGATGATTACCAATGTAAAAGGTCAATTTCAAAATTTTGATATTACGGTAACAGGAGAATCTGCGCAGTTAGAAGATGCGAAAATAAATGTGACCATACAAACAGATTCAATCAATACTAAAAATGAACAAAGAGATCAGCATTTAAAAAGTGGCGATTTTTTTGATGTAGCAAATTATCCTGCTATTACATTCGCTTCAACTGCAATCAAAACTGATGGGAATGATATTTCCTTAGTAGGTGATTTAACTATAAAAGGAATTACAAAACAAATCACATTTGATGTAGAATTTGGAGGATTAGCGAAAGACCCTTGGGGGAATCAAAAAGCTGGATATACCGTGACAGGAAAAATAAACCGTCAAGATTATGGCTTAACTTGGAATGCAGCATTAGAAACAGGTGGTGTAATGGTGAGTGATGATGTTAAATTTCAAGCGGAAATACAGTTTATATTAAGCTAA
- a CDS encoding aldo/keto reductase, whose translation MRTVTLNNGIEMPILGFGVFQIPDAIECETAVMDAIETGYRLIDTAASYLNEAAVGNGIKNSGITRADLFITSKLWVQDTGYEKTKAAFQRSLERLQLDYLDLYLIHQPYGDVFGSWKAMQELHHEGKIKAIGVANFHCDRMLDLIINSGFTPAVNQIETHPFHQQVEQQKFLQENRVQMQSWGPFAEGKNNIFHNETLSAIGKKYNKSVAQVTLRWLIERDVVAIPKSVRKERMVENFNIFDFQLSIEDSQAIASLDTGSSLFFDHRDPAMVKWLSERKLAR comes from the coding sequence ATGAGAACGGTTACATTGAACAACGGAATAGAGATGCCCATCTTGGGATTTGGTGTTTTTCAAATACCTGATGCAATAGAGTGTGAAACAGCGGTTATGGATGCTATTGAAACGGGTTACAGACTAATTGATACTGCGGCTTCTTACTTAAATGAGGCTGCTGTAGGTAATGGCATTAAAAATAGTGGTATTACTAGAGCAGATTTGTTCATCACAAGTAAACTATGGGTGCAGGATACGGGTTATGAAAAAACAAAAGCTGCATTTCAAAGATCTTTAGAAAGACTGCAACTGGATTATCTGGATTTGTATCTTATTCATCAACCTTATGGTGATGTGTTTGGTTCATGGAAAGCCATGCAGGAATTACATCACGAAGGAAAAATTAAAGCTATAGGTGTCGCTAATTTTCACTGCGATCGAATGTTGGATCTGATCATAAACAGTGGTTTTACACCTGCAGTTAACCAGATTGAAACTCATCCGTTTCATCAACAGGTAGAGCAGCAAAAATTTCTTCAAGAAAATAGGGTGCAGATGCAATCATGGGGTCCATTTGCAGAGGGGAAAAATAACATATTTCATAATGAGACATTATCCGCTATTGGTAAAAAATATAATAAATCGGTGGCACAGGTTACTCTTCGTTGGTTAATTGAGAGAGATGTTGTTGCTATTCCGAAATCGGTTCGTAAAGAAAGAATGGTTGAAAATTTTAACATTTTCGATTTTCAGCTTTCTATCGAAGATTCGCAAGCTATAGCAAGCTTAGATACGGGTTCAAGTTTGTTCTTTGATCATCGAGATCCTGCAATGGTAAAATGGTTGAGCGAGAGAAAATTAGCTAGATAG
- a CDS encoding flavodoxin — protein sequence MKRLTIYWFMSCIFLFTVTSCSRAEQPKIVNDHPTIEKGDSLQNKKILIVYLSRTKNTKAVAEIIHNHVGGDMVALELETPYPENYQQIVAQVANENETGFLPPLKTTIDNIQKYDVVFVGFPTWGMQLPPPMKSFLTQYDLSGKTVVPFNTNAGYGIGSSFETLMKLCPKSKVLEGYSTKGGIERDGVLFVMEGEKEKSVQTDIQNWLKKLKFIK from the coding sequence ATGAAAAGATTAACGATATACTGGTTCATGTCATGCATATTCCTGTTTACAGTAACATCCTGTTCTCGTGCGGAACAACCAAAAATAGTGAATGACCATCCAACAATAGAAAAAGGTGATTCATTACAGAATAAGAAAATCTTAATCGTCTATCTGTCACGTACAAAAAATACCAAAGCCGTTGCAGAAATTATCCACAACCATGTCGGTGGTGATATGGTTGCATTAGAACTGGAAACACCTTATCCTGAAAACTATCAACAAATAGTCGCACAAGTGGCTAATGAAAATGAAACAGGCTTTCTACCACCTTTAAAAACAACGATTGACAATATCCAAAAATATGATGTGGTATTTGTTGGTTTTCCAACCTGGGGAATGCAGTTGCCACCACCCATGAAAAGTTTTTTGACCCAATATGATCTGAGTGGAAAAACAGTTGTCCCTTTTAATACAAACGCAGGTTATGGGATTGGCAGTAGCTTTGAAACACTAATGAAATTATGCCCGAAAAGTAAAGTCCTCGAAGGTTATTCAACGAAAGGTGGTATAGAAAGGGACGGGGTTTTGTTCGTCATGGAAGGGGAAAAAGAAAAATCGGTGCAGACCGATATCCAGAATTGGCTAAAGAAATTAAAGTTTATTAAATAG
- a CDS encoding DUF3823 domain-containing protein — protein sequence MKTLKLLAKICLLLFIAMGCKQDDFSQPSETFKGKFIEKNTGKPFQTAIGNTGIRIRMMEYSWSDNPQPYDFNGKMDGTFYNDKIFPGTYGVTPSGAFVPLEEERLDIKGTIEKVYEVEPILHVDWIGEPVLNADRTVTFKVKITYGSNDVKYRTPLVESRLFVSENQYVGDFSFSPNYTVILNPAQMGLTASTILDNEGIILTVTTSQAHQAFPDYSRKFFFRFGARSQVAFDATNRYNYTDIKEVLIPQKN from the coding sequence ATGAAAACATTAAAACTTCTTGCAAAAATATGTCTACTCCTATTTATTGCTATGGGTTGTAAGCAAGATGACTTCTCCCAGCCAAGTGAAACCTTCAAAGGGAAGTTTATCGAGAAAAACACAGGAAAGCCATTTCAGACTGCCATAGGAAATACTGGAATACGAATACGAATGATGGAGTATAGCTGGTCGGATAATCCACAACCATATGACTTCAATGGTAAAATGGATGGTACTTTTTATAACGATAAGATTTTTCCAGGCACTTATGGAGTAACTCCTTCTGGAGCATTCGTACCATTGGAAGAAGAACGCTTGGACATCAAAGGAACCATTGAAAAAGTATATGAAGTCGAACCCATACTACATGTAGACTGGATTGGAGAACCTGTTCTTAATGCAGATAGAACGGTAACATTTAAAGTCAAAATCACCTATGGAAGCAATGACGTTAAATACCGAACACCATTAGTAGAATCGAGATTATTTGTGAGCGAGAATCAATACGTTGGGGATTTCAGTTTTAGTCCGAATTATACCGTGATCTTAAATCCAGCTCAGATGGGGCTTACGGCTTCAACAATATTGGACAATGAAGGAATAATTTTGACCGTTACAACTTCGCAAGCGCATCAAGCTTTTCCGGATTATAGTAGAAAATTCTTTTTTAGATTTGGTGCCCGTTCACAAGTAGCCTTTGATGCCACCAATAGGTATAATTATACCGATATCAAGGAAGTACTCATCCCACAAAAAAACTAA
- a CDS encoding NmrA/HSCARG family protein, which translates to MISNSKEKTMEHSDKPLITIVGVLGKQGLSAACTLLQSGKYRVRGITRRVDSPEALRLIKQGAELVNIPLNLGYKEDFVEAFCDSYGVFMMTPNIAPPLTHEMELGKQLADAAVDAGVQHIIFSSLENVEKITEGKKFAPHFTDKAKVEAYIRTLPITSSFIYMAFFYTNLMEFYTPHLTGDTLVFPIYLPQDFRAPFVDPLTATGPAVLEIFSNPSQYKGKSLPVIGDMISPQEMVDTFIRVTGKKAVYSSAYTQENLLHHFPDFSSNELLVREILGMAEYAVEYGYFGKDRDLLWSRQINPNSLTWEQFLQTTGWEGQKLSY; encoded by the coding sequence ATGATATCTAATTCAAAAGAAAAAACTATGGAGCATAGTGATAAACCACTCATCACTATCGTCGGAGTCTTAGGCAAACAGGGGCTTAGTGCTGCGTGTACGTTGCTACAAAGTGGGAAGTATCGCGTACGTGGTATTACTCGCCGAGTTGATTCACCAGAGGCACTTCGTTTGATTAAGCAGGGAGCTGAACTTGTGAATATACCACTTAATCTTGGATATAAAGAAGATTTTGTGGAAGCATTTTGTGATTCGTATGGCGTTTTCATGATGACTCCAAACATTGCACCTCCATTAACTCACGAGATGGAATTGGGGAAACAGTTGGCAGATGCAGCAGTTGATGCTGGGGTACAGCACATTATCTTCAGCAGTTTGGAAAATGTAGAAAAAATTACAGAAGGGAAAAAGTTTGCTCCACATTTTACTGATAAGGCTAAAGTTGAAGCATATATTCGAACGCTTCCAATAACAAGTTCTTTTATTTACATGGCTTTTTTCTATACCAATCTTATGGAGTTTTACACTCCCCATCTAACGGGTGATACGCTTGTATTCCCTATTTATTTACCTCAGGATTTTCGTGCACCATTTGTTGATCCACTTACTGCTACAGGTCCAGCTGTTCTGGAGATCTTTTCGAATCCAAGTCAATATAAAGGAAAATCCTTGCCAGTAATTGGTGATATGATATCGCCTCAGGAAATGGTCGATACTTTCATTAGAGTAACAGGCAAGAAGGCTGTATATAGTTCAGCATATACACAGGAAAACTTGCTCCATCATTTCCCAGATTTTAGCTCAAACGAGTTGCTCGTTCGTGAGATTTTGGGAATGGCAGAATATGCTGTTGAATATGGCTATTTTGGTAAAGATCGTGACTTGCTATGGAGCCGTCAAATAAACCCAAATAGTCTCACATGGGAACAATTTCTACAGACTACGGGCTGGGAAGGTCAAAAATTGTCCTATTGA